One stretch of Bordetella avium DNA includes these proteins:
- a CDS encoding Bug family tripartite tricarboxylate transporter substrate binding protein yields MTSRRSFLTTLAAAGVLPWVRMAHAEPGFPSKVVKIVVPYTPGGAPDLIARVLASELGKQWAQSIVVENKPGAGGSIGTDYVARADGDGYTLLSGGVGTHAINPVLYKNIRYDPVKDFTHLTLVGNVANMLIANESFPANNLDELVDLVRKNPNKFAYGSPGNGTSPHLAGELFCQMTGLKLAHIPYKGSAGALNDLMGGQIPLAFDNLTASLPFVKEGKVKVFAVTTSERSPLLPDVPTFSESGVPGYELSAWAGIFAPKGLPPALAAKISADIGNILQKPAVKEKLLTLGVQASPNTPEAFTAFVSNEGAKFRKLADQANLQLG; encoded by the coding sequence ATGACAAGCCGCCGCAGTTTTCTTACCACTCTCGCCGCCGCAGGCGTCCTTCCCTGGGTCCGGATGGCACACGCCGAACCGGGCTTCCCCTCCAAGGTAGTCAAGATCGTAGTGCCCTATACGCCGGGAGGCGCACCCGATCTGATCGCCCGCGTCCTCGCTTCAGAATTGGGTAAGCAATGGGCACAATCTATCGTTGTGGAAAACAAACCCGGTGCTGGCGGTAGCATTGGCACCGATTACGTTGCGCGAGCCGATGGAGACGGATATACGCTGCTGAGCGGCGGCGTGGGCACCCACGCTATCAACCCGGTGCTGTACAAAAACATCCGCTACGACCCGGTTAAGGACTTCACGCATCTCACACTGGTCGGAAACGTCGCGAATATGCTCATCGCCAACGAGAGCTTTCCCGCCAACAACCTGGATGAGCTGGTCGATCTCGTTCGGAAAAACCCAAACAAGTTTGCCTACGGAAGCCCCGGCAACGGCACGTCTCCTCACTTGGCAGGAGAACTGTTTTGCCAGATGACGGGTTTAAAGCTGGCGCATATCCCCTACAAGGGCAGTGCCGGCGCCCTGAACGATCTGATGGGCGGACAGATTCCACTGGCTTTCGACAACCTGACCGCCAGTCTTCCGTTCGTAAAAGAGGGGAAGGTCAAGGTCTTTGCCGTCACGACGAGCGAGCGCTCGCCTCTGCTCCCCGATGTTCCCACCTTTTCCGAAAGCGGCGTTCCCGGCTATGAGCTGTCCGCATGGGCGGGTATTTTCGCCCCCAAAGGCTTGCCGCCCGCGCTGGCCGCGAAGATCAGTGCCGACATCGGCAACATCCTGCAAAAACCGGCGGTCAAGGAGAAACTCTTGACCCTGGGTGTGCAGGCCAGCCCGAACACACCCGAGGCATTCACCGCCTTCGTCAGCAATGAGGGCGCCAAGTTCCGCAAACTCGCGGATCAGGCCAACCTACAGCTCGGTTAG
- a CDS encoding cysteine hydrolase family protein: MSAFDPRSTALVIIDLQNDFLAPGGAYDRGGAVSPQARALPARVAPVARALKQQGGFVAASQFTLWPDAQGEPMISPHLRQLRPFLRKGDFVAGSPGQANVSELDGLVDVSVWKVAYSAFFNTQLDWVLRRAGISSVVIAGIVTNGGVASTARDAHMRDYHVAVLADGCAAPTPAMHDAALADLRTVADVLSCQDLLGRLAS, encoded by the coding sequence ATGTCTGCCTTCGACCCCCGTAGTACCGCGCTGGTCATCATCGACCTGCAGAACGACTTCCTCGCGCCTGGCGGCGCTTACGACCGCGGCGGCGCGGTCAGCCCGCAGGCGCGCGCCCTGCCGGCCCGCGTGGCGCCCGTGGCCCGCGCGCTCAAGCAGCAGGGCGGCTTTGTGGCGGCCAGCCAGTTCACCCTGTGGCCGGACGCGCAGGGCGAACCCATGATCTCGCCTCACCTAAGGCAGCTACGTCCCTTCCTGCGCAAGGGCGATTTCGTCGCCGGTTCGCCGGGACAGGCCAATGTGTCGGAGCTGGACGGGTTGGTGGACGTGTCGGTCTGGAAAGTGGCGTATTCCGCCTTCTTCAACACCCAGCTGGACTGGGTGTTGCGCCGCGCCGGCATTTCCAGCGTGGTGATCGCCGGCATCGTCACCAACGGCGGCGTTGCCAGCACGGCGCGCGACGCCCATATGCGCGACTACCACGTGGCGGTGCTGGCTGATGGCTGCGCGGCGCCCACACCGGCCATGCACGACGCCGCGTTGGCGGATCTGCGCACCGTGGCCGACGTGCTGTCCTGCCAGGATTTGCTCGGCAGGTTGGCCTCGTGA
- a CDS encoding FAD-dependent oxidoreductase, with translation MSAPQVLRGAAPDAVTVHVPIAIIGAGACGLTAALRLADAGIETVLIERDAAPSGSTALSSGFIPAAGSAAQHAAGIEDDALRFVADIQAKAGGAAAEHLVAAYAGASAAALDNLARHGLTFEVLDGFLYPGHTARRMHTLPERTGAALVAALERAATQAGAYLLTRALARQIWTDEDGRVTAVGCERPDGSIDVIGCDVLLLACNGFGGNAAMVAQHLPAMREAVYGGHVGNDGSAIEWGAQLGARLADMGGYQGHGSWATPQGALISWAVMMDGGVQINREGRRFHDETHGYSEAAVHVLAQPGGVAWNVFDDRTLALARGFPDFVQAEAGQALKTCADSAALAALIGCDAGVLRQTLADAAPGISDAHGRRFERALLAPYHAVKVTGALFHTQGGLDIDAHCRVLDQAGRALPNLLAAGGAARGVSGNEVSGYLSGNGLLSAVAGGHIAAATAASLLGREFS, from the coding sequence GTGAGCGCGCCACAGGTCCTGCGCGGGGCCGCGCCCGACGCGGTCACGGTGCATGTGCCGATAGCCATCATCGGCGCGGGCGCCTGCGGCTTGACCGCTGCGCTGCGCCTGGCCGATGCCGGCATCGAAACCGTGCTGATCGAGCGCGATGCCGCGCCCAGCGGCTCTACCGCCTTGTCCTCGGGTTTTATTCCCGCAGCGGGATCGGCGGCCCAGCATGCTGCCGGCATCGAGGACGACGCGCTGCGCTTTGTCGCGGACATACAGGCCAAGGCCGGCGGCGCGGCGGCAGAGCATCTGGTCGCCGCCTACGCGGGCGCGTCCGCCGCCGCCTTGGACAATCTGGCGCGCCATGGCCTGACCTTCGAGGTGCTCGATGGCTTTCTTTATCCGGGCCACACCGCCCGCCGCATGCACACCCTGCCTGAGCGCACCGGCGCGGCCCTGGTCGCCGCGCTAGAGCGCGCCGCCACGCAGGCCGGCGCCTATCTGCTGACCCGCGCCCTGGCGCGGCAGATTTGGACGGACGAGGACGGCCGCGTCACCGCAGTAGGCTGCGAGCGGCCGGACGGCTCTATCGACGTGATCGGCTGCGACGTGCTGCTGCTGGCCTGCAATGGCTTTGGCGGCAATGCGGCGATGGTCGCCCAGCATTTGCCGGCCATGCGCGAGGCCGTCTACGGCGGCCACGTCGGCAACGATGGCAGCGCCATCGAATGGGGCGCGCAGCTGGGCGCGCGTCTGGCCGACATGGGCGGCTACCAGGGCCACGGCTCCTGGGCCACGCCCCAGGGCGCGTTGATCTCCTGGGCCGTGATGATGGACGGCGGGGTGCAGATCAACCGCGAGGGACGCCGTTTCCACGACGAAACCCATGGCTATTCCGAGGCCGCCGTCCATGTGCTGGCGCAGCCTGGCGGGGTGGCCTGGAATGTATTCGATGACCGTACGCTGGCCCTGGCGCGCGGCTTTCCGGATTTTGTCCAGGCCGAGGCGGGGCAGGCGCTCAAGACCTGCGCGGACAGCGCGGCGTTGGCGGCGCTGATCGGCTGCGACGCCGGCGTGTTGCGCCAGACCCTGGCGGACGCGGCGCCCGGCATCTCCGACGCGCACGGCCGGCGCTTCGAGCGCGCCTTGCTGGCGCCCTACCACGCCGTCAAGGTGACTGGCGCGCTCTTCCATACGCAGGGCGGGCTGGACATCGATGCGCATTGCCGCGTGCTGGATCAGGCGGGCAGGGCGCTGCCGAACCTGCTGGCCGCGGGCGGCGCCGCACGCGGCGTATCGGGTAATGAGGTGTCCGGCTATCTGTCTGGCAACGGCCTGCTCAGCGCCGTGGCGGGCGGCCATATCGCCGCCGCGACGGCCGCATCCTTGCTGGGCCGCGAGTTTTCCTAG
- a CDS encoding isocitrate lyase/PEP mutase family protein, whose protein sequence is MQKQNLQAQLAGGAVLAPGVYDALSALIAEQAGFGALYLSGASIAYARLGRSDIGLTTYSEVEDTLARITERVATPVIVDADTGFGNALNTQRTVRGLERAGAAMIQLEDQTSPKRCGHLDGKSVIPAAEMRGKLRAAADARVHASTLILARTDALAVEGLEAALDRAESYLEAGADALFIEALRTPEQMQAACSRFAHRAPLLANMVEGGKTPVQNADALAALGFRIVIFPGGTARAVAHTLQGYYASLRQHGTTAPWRESMLDFDGLNAVIGTPELLERGRRYEG, encoded by the coding sequence ATGCAAAAACAGAATCTGCAAGCACAGCTGGCCGGCGGCGCCGTGCTGGCTCCCGGCGTTTACGACGCCTTGTCTGCGTTGATCGCCGAGCAGGCGGGATTCGGGGCCTTGTATCTGTCGGGCGCTTCGATCGCTTATGCGCGGTTGGGCCGCTCGGACATCGGGCTGACCACTTATAGCGAAGTTGAGGACACGCTGGCCCGCATCACCGAGCGGGTGGCAACGCCCGTCATCGTCGATGCGGATACGGGTTTTGGCAACGCCTTGAACACGCAGCGCACGGTGCGCGGCCTGGAGCGCGCGGGCGCCGCCATGATCCAGTTGGAGGATCAGACCTCTCCCAAGCGCTGCGGTCACCTGGACGGCAAGAGCGTGATTCCTGCGGCAGAAATGCGCGGCAAACTGCGAGCCGCAGCGGATGCGCGCGTCCATGCCTCGACCTTGATCCTGGCGCGCACCGATGCCTTGGCCGTGGAAGGCCTGGAAGCCGCGCTGGATCGCGCCGAGTCGTATCTGGAAGCGGGCGCGGATGCGCTATTCATCGAAGCGCTGCGCACCCCCGAGCAGATGCAGGCGGCGTGCAGCCGGTTTGCGCATCGCGCTCCCTTGCTGGCCAATATGGTCGAAGGCGGCAAGACCCCGGTGCAAAACGCCGACGCCCTGGCCGCGCTGGGATTCCGCATCGTGATCTTCCCGGGCGGCACGGCGCGCGCTGTGGCGCACACCTTGCAGGGCTATTACGCCAGCCTGCGCCAGCACGGCACGACTGCGCCGTGGCGCGAGAGCATGCTGGATTTCGACGGCTTGAACGCGGTCATTGGTACGCCCGAGCTGCTGGAGCGGGGACGGCGCTACGAGGGCTGA